From bacterium:
ATCTGAATCGCCCCGGTGGAAGCGCCGGTCTCGGCCAGAATCAGCGACTCGGCGAAGAACATCCCCATGTAGAAGTTCGTCGCCGGTTTCTCGCGCAGCATGATGCCGTTGATCGCCGCGGCGTAGGCGAACTGGGACTGGGTGACGAAGTAGATGTCGTTGGGGTTGTAAGCGTCGGGACGGCCCGCGTCGAGATAGGCTTCCTTGACCACCTCGCGCTCGACGGCCATGACGATGGGATCGTAGCACGGGACGATGAGCCGGATCTCGTAGATGGCAGACTTGCGGGCGACCTGGCCCAGGATGTTCACCGCGGCGATGGTGGCCACATCGGCCATAGTCGAGAGCCCCGAGACGTAGAGGATGGGCTTGCCCATCTCGGTGGCGCGCCCCAGAGCCTCCTCGACGGCGTCCAGGCCGGCGATGCGCCGGATGAATAGATCCTTCCCCTTTCGGGCGCTGTAGATGAAGTAAACCAAAAGCAACGTGATCACCACGATGCCGATGAGGGTGTTCCAGCGCTGGGAGTGGAAGAAGTGTGACCGCGCCTCGGCGGGTTCGGATGGACGGGAGTAGCTGACGGCGACGCCGTTGCTGGCTGCCACCATGTAGACGTAGGTGTGTTCGGGCTCGCAGGAGGAATCGGTATAGGACGACGTACCGGCCTCGACCTCGTCTATCACGGCGAAGTCCGTCTGGTTTCCCTCGCCCGACTCGGGATCGGGAACCTCCTTGCGCTGAATTATGTAAGAGACGACGTTGTTCTGCCCGCCGCCGTCGTCGAGGGAGCGCGTCCAGCTCAAGGCGAGGCGTTCACCGGTGTCGTCGGGCACGTCCTCGG
This genomic window contains:
- a CDS encoding fibronectin type III domain-containing protein translates to MLLLTPLIASAQSTEYLYPLVDLPSAPPLLVRAEDVPDDTGERLALSWTRSLDDGGGQNNVVSYIIQRKEVPDPESGEGNQTDFAVIDEVEAGTSSYTDSSCEPEHTYVYMVAASNGVAVSYSRPSEPAEARSHFFHSQRWNTLIGIVVITLLLVYFIYSARKGKDLFIRRIAGLDAVEEALGRATEMGKPILYVSGLSTMADVATIAAVNILGQVARKSAIYEIRLIVPCYDPIVMAVEREVVKEAYLDAGRPDAYNPNDIYFVTQSQFAYAAAINGIMLREKPATNFYMGMFFAESLILAETGASTGAIQIAGTDAVVQIPFFITACDYCIIGEELYAASAYMSREPLLLGGLKGQDWAKFIIGVLIVIGVITSFFTTWFSDLFIVG